TAGGTTTCTTCCACTTGAACCTCGTCAATTTGCTCCGGACTAACCTTTAGAATATCCTGGTCTAGCACCGTGAAGTCCGCATAGTACCCTGGTTTAAGCTGCCCCACATCAGGAATTCCCGTAATTTGCTGGGCAACCCGGGTATAAAGCATGATCGCGGTAGACAAATCTACTCGCTGTTCCTGACCTGTATCTGTCCCATCATGCGCCATGCGTGTGACAGCAGACTTAAGTCCGACAAACGGATTCACCGGATCGGCCCATGCAGTCCCCGGTGCATCCGAAGAAAAAGCGATCTTTACTCCAGCCTGCAACAGAGATTGAAAGGGATAAGAACGTTTCGTCCGATCTCTACCTAAGTTATTCAAATAGCTCTCAATTTCCGCATATAAGAAGATCGGTTGAGTTACGATTCCGATCCCCGTTTCGGCCAAGCGGCGGATTGCTTCATTTGTAGGCAATGCAGCATGCTCGATCCGAATCGATGGAGCGTCCGAAAGCCAGCTTTTTCTTCCGTAAAACGTATCGACAATCAAATCAATTGCTTGTTCACCCATTGCATGCACGACTAATTGGACCTCGTGCTGTTCGGCAAACTCGGCTGCCTCCAACAACTCCTGCTTGGATGTCGTGGAAATTCCATAATTTTCGCTTTCCCCTAAAAACGGCAGATTGACCCAAGCGGTTCGTCCGGACACACTGCCATCTGCGAACAGCTTTACACCCCCAACGTGAATGGGATTTTCAGCATGTTTTTTGGCAACGCTTAATACGGGCTGCTTCTTTATATCCTCCCATAAATAGTAAAGAACACTTCGCTGCCGGAGTCCTTTTTCACGGGCTGCTTCATATATAGTAAAATAATCGATGGGCTCCATTCTTGCCATAAGATCGGTTATCGCTGTGATGCCATGTGCCAGAAGTTTTGGACTTAGCTCAGCCAGAGCGGCAGCGTTATCTTCAAGTGTTCTGGTTGGCATGACCGTAAATACTAAGTCCTTTGCATTTTCTCGTAAGGTGCCCGTTAACTCACCGTTTGCGTCTTTATCAATTTGCCCGCCTGACGGATTTGGCGTGTCTTTTTCTATCCCGGCCATTTTTAGTGCCAGACTATTCACAACAGCGATATGTCCACATGTACGTGTCACAATAACGGGAACATCGCTAGCGGCTTGATCCAAATCCCAACGTGTAGGAGCTCGTCCTTCTAACAACTTCCCTTCATCGTACCCCCAACCCTGGATCCAGGCATCCGGGCCTTGAAATTCTCGCCGTTTTCGTATTTGTTCAAGCAAACCCGCAATGGAACTGACGATTGGAGGGGAACACGCAATGTGCTTTGCTGCATCTGCCAGATACAATGGATGCAAATGAGCATCGATGAATCCCGGAAGCACGCGGCGACCATGAAGATCTATACAATTCCCCTCCATCCCTTCAAGATCTGCTTGCTCTCCAATCCACACGATCCGTCCATCGCGTACCACCATGGCATTTGCATACGGTTGCTCAGGATTGGACGTAAAAATCCGCCCATTAAAAAAAGTATACTGTCCCACTTTATTCATACGTATCGGTTTCCTCCCACTATTCTTTGACACATCAATGGTCTGAGTTTATTTCATCTACCATTCTCTCTGAATTCCACCTTTATGAAATTGCTTTCATTCATTTCTATTATTGTCTCTATTTCGCGTACCAACCCCATGATTTTGAATGTATATTTTTGAGCATTTGATTAAGCAAGATACGTGCCAATTTGTAATATTACGTTTATTTTTACCACTTTACTTATGCCCTGCATAATCAAATAGTTGAATGCTCAATCGATTTGAAACGTGTTTCATTTAAATGAGATTTTTTTATTTTTCTAATATATAAACTGACTTGAGTACATAATTTGACTTCAATCACTCTAATTGGGGGTAAAAAATTTCACCCTGATTGTGAAAATTTTTTTACCTTTTTTTAAAAAAACCGTTTGTGTTATTGAAAATCGGCACAGCAAACGCTTACATATTCGCTATAACAAGATCGAAACAGCTTTATTTGAAGATTTGTAACCATATTTGTATACATTAGAAACATCTCATTATAAGTTCGTGTTCACAAATTGGCGAAGTACAACACAAGAAGTGCGAAATTGAAGCACGAAAAATCCGACAGAGTGTACGTGTTTGATACATGAGTAAGGAGCTTTTGGGGATTCGGCAAAGCAATCCGCCGTATAGTTTTGACTACTTTTTGAACATCCTCTGTAAACAAACAAAAAAAGTAAGCTTGAAGTGCCTACTTTCTTCCATTCTTCCGGTATGTTTTGGGTGTGGCAGCGAACGTTTCATTAAATAATTTGCTGAAATATTGCGAATTATTAAATCCTACCATTAATGCAATTTCAGTGATGTGAAGATTCGAATTTTTAAGTAAATGGCATGCTTCTTCCAATCGTTTTGACGTAATGGCTTCATTTATGATAGTTCCTGTTTCTTTCTTAAAGGTACGCATTAGATGCACACGTGTGACAAAAAATTCATCGGCAATTTGGCTGATATCGATTGGATTCATGAAATTCACGGATATATAATGTAACACCTTGACGGATAACGATTCATTTAAATACACATCAGGAAATACGATGCGTAACACGACAGTGATCGTGAAAAACCCATTTAAGGTGAATCCAACCGATCCAGATCAGGTAACAGTAGATTTGGCTGTACCAGCCCAGTATATTGATGGTCAAATTTATGTTCCGATTCGGTCTATTATTGATGCGGCTAACAATCTTTACGGTTTTGGTACTGTATTTAAGTGGTTCCCTATTCAGCAAGAATTAAACTTCGATTATGGTGTTAATTACGATTTCCAAACTGGAAAAGACACATACACTTGGTATACTCAGACGTCAAAATTGCCTGGGGAAATACGTATATACCATGGAGAATTAATGGTTCCGGTTTACGATACTACCCAACCGCAATATCGGTACGTTGGATGGTCTTCCACTTGGGATGCACAAAACAGGGTACTTACTCTAAATATTGGATACCCGGAAACACCCATGGCATGATCATCTATTACTAAAAATCAACATTAAAGACTAATCTATTTCGGCGACAATTATTTGTCGCCTTTTTTTATTTTTGGGGATTTTATCGACAATAACGGTGACGAGCCTTTATAACGCCCGTCATTTCTAGTAGTATACCGAAAATCGGTGTTAATACAACTTTGATCGAGTTTGAACATGGTTTATTGGCTATCAACTGCATCAAACGAATGTTTCTAAACAGTCTCATTATGATGGTGTAACCGTCAAGTACTTTTGAGCAGGCCACCTTTCTTTGTTCCCCACACCGCTTCCCCCTGAAGCTAGAATTACCAGTTCAATGATAGCGTAATAGGAAGAGTATGGGGAATTTTGTTCATTCTTATTTTGGGAATCTGTTGATTCTAGTTTACCGGTCACAGATAGTTATTGATACATTAATATTAGTTCGAACTGCTGCTAAAATCGTCCTCTTTATCCAGTAACTTAACAATATTCTTTTATTCAGACGCTAATTATAATAATGTGTGAGGAAAGGTAGGATGATGAAGTTGAAGAAATGGAAATTACTTTTTTTCCTATATCTCTTGTCAACATTAGTGGTTTTACTGAATTTATTGTCTCACTTTTCAATTAGCGGAACCATAGGACTTGTGTCTGGCGTAATTGGGTTACTTGGAGTGTATGGATTTTGTTGGAATAAACCGCTCTTTAGCAGAACCTTTTGGAGAAATTTCTTTGCCATTTTTACACTGGTAGGCTTAGGAAGTATTTACGTTGACATTGTTCACCTCCATCAAACATACGTTTCTAAGCCACATCCTGTATTTATAGGTAGCATTATAGGTGTGTTAGCGGGACTAATCATGTGATACTTCGTTTTACATGCGTTATATCTTTATGCTTTTAGGAAGGATGCTATATGGGCGAAATAAGGAACATTGGCGGCAACTCGTTTGTCGTTTTTTTTTTTGCGGATGCCGACTGTCAATAAGCGAAAGGTACACTTTATATCCACCATACGCTTAATTTTTGGTAAACGAGGTTAGGACAATATTGTCGTGACGATATTTTTGTCTGGTCACTATCGGGGCAATCTTCTAAACTGGGACAAACGTTGAGGACTTTTTATGCAACATCATATGTGTTTCTGGTCGAACCCAGCTAGAGTATCGCAGAAAAATCCACCAAAACGTAACTCGGCAGCGATCAAAACCCGAACGTTCCAGATCAAATGGTCATCCGTGTCCGTTAGGTCAAAAATGTCTCATTCCTATTATATATCTTTATCTTTTTATCTTTTAAAAGAATATATAACGTAAGTACTTTCTAGGACATTGGAGGGATTCGACCAGAACATTATTTACGTTCAATACGATTAAATAGTTGCGTCACCGACCCGTAGCCGCCACTTTGCAAGAGCAACCCCATGTTTATTTCGCTATACGCCTAGTGGCATGTACAGATAGAAATGAAATCTCGATACCTCAACGTTACCAGTTACAACCAATGCCCCCTATATTGCACACAAGTATTTTCGTTCAAAATGGTAAATTATCCAAAAATTTTTTTGCGGTTCTGGAAACTTCGGAGGGCGTAACTGGACAATACGAACATAGCCGTACTTTAAATGTCCAATCGTTAGACGCTATTTTTATGTGCATTCACTAGTCGTCACCAGACGACCCCATGACTCCCACGTTTACAGA
Above is a window of Fodinisporobacter ferrooxydans DNA encoding:
- a CDS encoding amidohydrolase — encoded protein: MNKVGQYTFFNGRIFTSNPEQPYANAMVVRDGRIVWIGEQADLEGMEGNCIDLHGRRVLPGFIDAHLHPLYLADAAKHIACSPPIVSSIAGLLEQIRKRREFQGPDAWIQGWGYDEGKLLEGRAPTRWDLDQAASDVPVIVTRTCGHIAVVNSLALKMAGIEKDTPNPSGGQIDKDANGELTGTLRENAKDLVFTVMPTRTLEDNAAALAELSPKLLAHGITAITDLMARMEPIDYFTIYEAAREKGLRQRSVLYYLWEDIKKQPVLSVAKKHAENPIHVGGVKLFADGSVSGRTAWVNLPFLGESENYGISTTSKQELLEAAEFAEQHEVQLVVHAMGEQAIDLIVDTFYGRKSWLSDAPSIRIEHAALPTNEAIRRLAETGIGIVTQPIFLYAEIESYLNNLGRDRTKRSYPFQSLLQAGVKIAFSSDAPGTAWADPVNPFVGLKSAVTRMAHDGTDTGQEQRVDLSTAIMLYTRVAQQITGIPDVGQLKPGYYADFTVLDQDILKVSPEQIDEVQVEETYIGGNLVYQKSRNE
- a CDS encoding helix-turn-helix transcriptional regulator; this translates as MNPIDISQIADEFFVTRVHLMRTFKKETGTIINEAITSKRLEEACHLLKNSNLHITEIALMVGFNNSQYFSKLFNETFAATPKTYRKNGRK
- a CDS encoding stalk domain-containing protein is translated as MRNTTVIVKNPFKVNPTDPDQVTVDLAVPAQYIDGQIYVPIRSIIDAANNLYGFGTVFKWFPIQQELNFDYGVNYDFQTGKDTYTWYTQTSKLPGEIRIYHGELMVPVYDTTQPQYRYVGWSSTWDAQNRVLTLNIGYPETPMA